The following proteins are co-located in the Bosea sp. AS-1 genome:
- a CDS encoding DUF2314 domain-containing protein, with protein MAARFLAAALFVVVAAAGPAALPVRAQDPTYDYRTGDPEMGSAIDAARGSLERFREDFRGQRGEHFVVKVAIPIKGVNGREHIWMNLDTIDGDSFVGHLANDPQRLAPLVKGSPYRAGSAMISDWGYVRDGRMYGNYTTRVMLKRIPAEQAEGLRKILSPQP; from the coding sequence ATGGCCGCCCGGTTTCTTGCGGCGGCGCTGTTCGTAGTGGTTGCTGCCGCCGGTCCCGCAGCCCTGCCGGTGCGGGCCCAGGACCCGACCTACGACTACCGCACCGGTGATCCGGAAATGGGGTCGGCCATCGACGCTGCGCGGGGCAGCCTGGAGCGCTTTCGCGAAGATTTCCGTGGTCAGCGCGGCGAGCACTTCGTCGTGAAGGTGGCGATCCCGATCAAGGGCGTGAACGGGCGCGAGCATATCTGGATGAATCTCGACACGATCGATGGCGACAGCTTCGTTGGCCATCTCGCCAACGACCCGCAGCGCCTGGCCCCGCTGGTGAAAGGCTCGCCCTACCGTGCCGGCAGCGCCATGATCAGCGATTGGGGCTATGTGCGCGACGGGCGCATGTACGGCAACTACACCACGCGCGTCATGCTGAAGCGTATTCCCGCCGAGCAGGCGGAGGGGCTGCGGAAGATCCTGTCGCCGCAGCCTTGA
- a CDS encoding nuclear transport factor 2 family protein, translated as MGSVRISRRAAAGTLALALAAPTARAQQPAVPTMVTAQANKELVLSFWRNVFDAQDWTKAKDYLSEDYVQHNPNVASGVKGFTDYFSKLWPSPKPQASVVVTPFVAAIAEGDLVQLVMKRPRPEPGDPAKTYDSYWFDLFRVKDGKIVEHWDSALKPVK; from the coding sequence ATGGGTTCTGTACGGATCAGCCGAAGGGCGGCCGCCGGCACTCTGGCGCTGGCCCTTGCCGCTCCTACCGCCCGTGCGCAGCAGCCGGCCGTGCCGACGATGGTCACCGCGCAGGCCAACAAGGAGCTGGTCCTGTCGTTCTGGCGGAACGTCTTCGACGCCCAGGATTGGACCAAGGCCAAGGACTATCTGTCCGAGGACTATGTGCAGCATAATCCGAACGTTGCCAGCGGCGTGAAGGGTTTCACCGACTATTTCTCCAAGCTCTGGCCGAGTCCGAAACCGCAGGCCAGCGTCGTCGTGACGCCTTTCGTCGCGGCTATCGCCGAGGGCGATCTCGTCCAGCTCGTGATGAAGCGCCCGCGGCCGGAGCCGGGCGATCCCGCCAAGACCTATGACAGCTACTGGTTCGATCTCTTCCGTGTGAAGGATGGCAAGATCGTCGAGCACTGGGATTCGGCGCTTAAGCCCGTGAAGTAG
- a CDS encoding transcription initiation protein produces MTKYLISFPSEAMVLTDEQLAAADVDSHAVIEEAKAAGVYVFGGGINEQVDPALVFADGAVSDQTYPGSRLNGGFTVLELPTREEAVKWAARLARACRCAQELREFMYDPAS; encoded by the coding sequence ATGACCAAATACCTGATCTCCTTTCCGAGCGAGGCAATGGTGCTCACGGACGAGCAACTGGCCGCTGCCGATGTCGATTCTCATGCCGTGATCGAGGAGGCCAAGGCGGCCGGCGTCTATGTCTTCGGCGGTGGCATCAATGAACAGGTCGACCCTGCGCTCGTCTTCGCCGATGGTGCGGTGTCCGACCAGACTTACCCGGGCAGCCGCCTCAATGGCGGGTTCACGGTGCTGGAATTGCCGACACGGGAGGAAGCGGTGAAGTGGGCGGCGAGGCTGGCGCGGGCCTGTCGCTGCGCGCAGGAGCTTCGCGAATTCATGTACGATCCGGCCAGTTAG
- a CDS encoding ABC-F family ATP-binding cassette domain-containing protein, with amino-acid sequence MLTINDITYRLGERLLLDHTGAAIPDGARVGFVGRNGTGKTTLFKIITGDLGTESGNISLPRGRRIGGVAQEAPGGPETLIEVVLAADTERTALMTEAETATDPHRIAEIGTRLADIGAHSAPARAAMVLHGLGFNEEAQQRPCSDFSGGWRMRVALAAVLFSEPDLLLLDEPTNYLDLEGTLWLYDYLERYPHTVIVISHDRELLDTSVDHIMHLDQGKLSLYRGGYSSFEKQRAEKQMQLARAKEKQDAERKHLQSFVDRFKAKATKARQAQSRVKRLEKMQTIATIIDRDVQPFVFPGPEKQLSPPMIVLEDASAGYGERKVLSRLNLSLAPDDRIALLGSNGNGKSTFCKLIGGRLDAMSGEMKKSSKLETAYFAQHQLDELRIEDTPVGHLRDLMPDAPEAKVRSKAAQIGFPASKADTPVKLLSGGEKARLMLGLATFHGPHLLILDEPTNHLDIDSRAALVTAINDYPGAVIIVSHDRFLIEACADRLWLVGGGTVKNFDGDMDDYRTFVLGAAKAEKRGKPAPEAAAKPKADERKEAATKRVAQGPLRQKLNLAEARIAKLTGLIEKVDDALANGAFARDPDKALQLSRQRAELAEALTAAEEEWLLLGEELESA; translated from the coding sequence ATGCTGACGATCAACGACATCACCTACCGCCTCGGCGAGCGCCTGCTGCTCGACCACACCGGTGCCGCCATCCCCGACGGCGCGCGCGTCGGCTTCGTCGGTCGCAACGGTACCGGCAAGACCACGCTGTTCAAGATCATCACCGGCGATCTCGGCACCGAGAGCGGCAATATCAGCCTGCCCAGGGGCCGGCGCATCGGCGGCGTCGCGCAGGAAGCGCCCGGCGGGCCGGAAACGCTGATCGAGGTCGTCCTGGCCGCCGATACCGAGCGCACGGCCCTGATGACGGAAGCGGAGACCGCGACCGATCCGCATCGCATCGCCGAGATCGGCACGCGGCTCGCCGATATCGGCGCCCATTCCGCCCCGGCCCGCGCCGCGATGGTGCTGCACGGCCTCGGCTTCAACGAGGAGGCGCAGCAGCGCCCCTGCTCCGATTTCTCGGGCGGCTGGCGCATGCGTGTGGCGCTCGCGGCCGTGCTGTTCTCCGAGCCCGACCTGCTGCTGCTCGACGAGCCGACCAACTATCTCGATCTCGAAGGCACGCTCTGGCTCTACGATTATCTTGAGCGCTATCCGCATACCGTGATCGTCATCAGCCACGATCGCGAGCTGCTGGACACCTCGGTCGACCACATCATGCATCTCGACCAGGGCAAGCTCTCGCTCTATCGCGGTGGCTATTCCTCCTTCGAGAAGCAGCGCGCCGAGAAGCAGATGCAGCTCGCCCGCGCCAAGGAAAAACAGGACGCGGAACGCAAGCACCTGCAGTCCTTCGTCGACCGCTTCAAGGCCAAGGCGACCAAGGCCCGGCAGGCGCAGTCGCGCGTCAAGCGTCTGGAGAAGATGCAGACGATCGCGACCATCATCGACCGCGACGTGCAGCCCTTCGTCTTCCCCGGCCCTGAGAAGCAGCTCTCGCCGCCGATGATCGTGCTGGAGGATGCCAGCGCCGGTTATGGCGAGCGCAAGGTGCTGTCGCGGCTCAACCTGTCGCTGGCGCCCGACGACCGCATCGCGCTCCTCGGCTCGAACGGCAACGGCAAGTCGACCTTCTGCAAGCTGATCGGCGGCCGGCTCGATGCCATGTCCGGCGAGATGAAGAAGTCGAGCAAGCTGGAGACCGCCTATTTCGCCCAGCATCAGCTCGACGAACTCCGTATCGAGGACACACCGGTCGGCCATCTGCGCGACCTGATGCCCGACGCGCCCGAAGCCAAAGTCCGTTCCAAGGCGGCTCAGATCGGATTCCCGGCTTCGAAGGCGGACACGCCGGTGAAGCTGCTGTCCGGCGGCGAGAAGGCGCGTTTGATGCTGGGTCTCGCGACCTTCCACGGCCCGCATCTGCTGATCCTCGACGAGCCGACCAACCATCTCGACATCGACAGTCGCGCCGCGCTGGTGACCGCGATCAACGACTATCCCGGCGCCGTCATCATCGTCAGCCACGACCGCTTCCTGATCGAGGCCTGTGCCGACCGGCTCTGGCTCGTCGGCGGCGGGACGGTGAAGAACTTCGATGGCGACATGGACGACTACCGCACCTTTGTGCTCGGCGCCGCCAAGGCCGAGAAGCGCGGCAAGCCGGCGCCGGAGGCTGCCGCCAAGCCCAAGGCTGACGAGCGCAAGGAAGCGGCGACCAAACGCGTCGCGCAAGGCCCGCTCCGGCAGAAGCTCAATCTCGCGGAAGCGCGCATCGCCAAGCTGACAGGGCTGATCGAGAAGGTCGACGACGCCTTGGCGAACGGCGCCTTCGCGCGCGATCCGGACAAGGCGCTGCAGCTCTCCCGTCAGCGCGCCGAACTGGCGGAGGCGTTGACGGCCGCGGAAGAGGAATGGTTGCTGCTGGGCGAGGAGCTGGAGAGCGCCTGA